Proteins from a genomic interval of Zonotrichia leucophrys gambelii isolate GWCS_2022_RI chromosome 5, RI_Zleu_2.0, whole genome shotgun sequence:
- the GPR132 gene encoding probable G-protein coupled receptor 132 — MEHCLNENCNSTCPEIPYQESQTLLVAVYSIVFAIGLPANCITSLLAFVQIKRNIVVAIYIFSLSLCDLMYLCTLPVWIIYVQNGHKWTMGDTACSITGFIFFCSIYISILLLCCISVDRYMALVHSLESRGRRQQKNAIIIVGFLFTVVAGIHMPVFFMENGQNCTEVKTCFETVPLNLLLAYFSCARFLFGFFIPLLILIFTNCKIFRATKRSSSLTCREKAKVKNVAIAIITIFVICFAPYHLVLIVRAIYFMFHQDCPCPFENKIYSTFTAFLCLATANSIADPIIYVLVSENVRKDCYRSLRRLRWNTSKPNSSTDHNTDNIKLETLKESEEEGQRK, encoded by the coding sequence atggaaCACTGTCTAAATGAAAATTGTAACTCCACTTGCCCAGAAATTCCTTATCAAGAGAGTCAGACACTTCTGGTTGCTGTTTACAGCATTGTTTTTGCAATAGGCCTTCCAGCAAATTGCATAACTTCTCTGCTGGCATTTGTACAAATCAAAAGGAATATAGTAGTTGCCATCTACATTTTCAGTTTATCATTGTGTGACCTGATGTATTTATGTACCTTGCCTGTCTGGATTATCTATGTGCAAAATGGGCACAAGTGGACCATGGGTGACACTGCTTGCAGCATAACAGGATTCATCTTTTTCTGCAGTATCTACATCAGCATTCTGCTTTTGTGTTGCATCTCTGTGGATCGTTACATGGCACTGGTGCATTCTCTGGAATCAAGGGGAAGAAGACAACAGAAAAATGCCATCATAATAGTTGGTTTTCTCTTTACTGTGGTTGCAGGAATCCACATGCCAGtattttttatggaaaatggGCAAAACTGTACAGAGGTGAAAACCTGCTTTGAGACAGTGCCCCTTAACTTATTATTGGCTTATTTCAGCTGTGCTAGATTCCTGTTTGGATTTTTCATACCCCTCCTGATCCTGATTTTTACAAACTGCAAAATTTTCAGAGCTAcgaaaagaagcagcagcttgACTTGTCGTGAGAAAGCCAAAGTGAAGAATGTTGCTATTGCCATTATTACTATTTTCGTGATCTGCTTTGCTCCATATCATCTGGTTCTCATAGTAAGAGCCATATACTTTATGTTTCATCAGGACTGCCCATGTCCATTTGAAAATAAGATATATTCAACTTTTACAGCGTTTCTGTGTTTAGCCACTGCAAACAGCATTGCTGATCCAATCATCTACGTTCTGGTCAGTGAAAACGTCAGAAAAGACTGCTATAGGAGCCTGAGAAGATTGAGATGGAACACATCCAAGCCAAATTCATCCACCGATCACAATACTGACAACATAAAGTTGGAAACGCTAAAAGAATCAGAGGAAGAGggccaaagaaaataa